In Penicillium oxalicum strain HP7-1 chromosome I, whole genome shotgun sequence, a single window of DNA contains:
- a CDS encoding Methyltransferase: MATATVPLLDSNDKLFDQGKAFWNNYLKGRPSAPEVFFRRVFDYHQSHGGKFGTVHDVGAGNGPYAHILRSRFQHVIISDIARENVVFAEDRLGKDGFTYRAARVEEGEDIAPGSVDMVFATNVLHFCDQPLAMSEIARQLRPGGTFACAAFGAAQFMDSRVQDVYTRINHSGGRALLAKADDAERLVAVMARTQGTYNVAPLDKELFLPGAQRIHLNMENGGITAPLPPEVLVNEPVYTGVDDVETFVQEEGGAL, from the coding sequence ATGGCGACAGCAACAGTCCCCTTATTGGACTCCAATGACAAGCTCTTTGACCAAGGCAAGGCCTTCTGGAACAATTACCTCAAAGGCCGGCCGTCCGCCCCCGAAGTCTTCTTCCGGCGCGTCTTCGACTACCATCAATCTCATGGAGGCAAATTTGGTACGGTTCACGATGTGGGAGCCGGCAACGGGCCCTACGCACACATCCTTCGCTCTCGATTCCAACATGTCATCATCTCAGACATTGCACGGGAGAACGTTGTTTTCGCCGAGGATCGCCTCGGCAAAGACGGTTTCACCTACCGTGCGGCCCGAGTCGAAGAGGGCGAAGACATCGCTCCCGGCAGTGTGGATATGGTCTTCGCGACCAATGTCTTACATTTCTGCGATCAGCCTCTTGCCATGAGCGAGATCGCGCGCCAACTCCGTCCGGGAGGGACATTTGCCTGCGCGGCCTTTGGAGCGGCTCAATTTATGGATTCACGCGTCCAGGATGTTTACACGCGAATCAACCACTCTGGGGGCCGAGCTCTactggccaaggccgatgaTGCGGAGAGACTTGTTGCCGTCATGGCGCGGACGCAAGGTACTTATAATGTGGCCCCGTTAGATAAGGAACTTTTTCTTCCCGGTGCGCAGCGGATTCACCTCAACATGGAGAACGGCGGTATTACTGCTCCGTTGCCGCCGGAGGTGCTGGTCAACGAGCCTGTCTACACTGGAGTCGACGATGTTGAAACATTCGTGCAAGAGGAGGGTGGAGCTTTGTGA
- a CDS encoding Short chain dehydrogenase: MGSLSYIPYRLDGKVALVTGSGRGIGAAMAVELGRCGAKVIVNYSKSADSANKVVNDIKSLGSDAVALQADVSQVPQTVKLFEEAVKVFGGIDIVCSNAGVVSFGHLSEVTEEEFDRVFSVNTRGQFFVAREAYKHLNQNGRIILMSSNTADSFTVPKHSLYSASKAAINTFVRCLAKDCGDKKITVNAVAPGGTVTDMFHETAKDYLPNADQLSKEQILDIVAHVSPLTRCGYPVDIAKVVCFLASNESEWVNGKVLGIDGGAA, encoded by the exons ATGGGTTCTCTCTCGTACATCCCCTATCGTCTCGATGGCAAAGTCGCTCTCGTGACTGGATCCGGCCGCGGCATCGGAGCCGCGATGGCTGTCGAACTAGGCCGATGCGGCGCAAAAGTCATCGTCAACTACAGCAAGTCTGCTGATTCTGCCAACAAAGTCGTCAATGACATCAAATCTCTGGGGTCTGATGCCGTCGCTCTTCAGGCCGATGTCAGCCAAGTACCTCAAACCGTCAAGCTTTTCGAGGAAGCCGTCAAGGTGTTCGGCGGTATTGACATTGTGTGCTCCAATGCCGGAGTCGTCTCCTTTGGACACCTGAGTGAGGTCACCGAGGAAGAGTTCGATCGCGTCTTCAGTGTAAACACTCGGGGGCAGTTCTTCGTCGCCCGCGAAGCGTACAAGCACTTGAACCAGAATGGTCGCATCATTCTGATGAGCTCGAACACGGCCGATTCCTTCACAGTGCCGAAGCATTCGCTCTACTCTGCCTCCAAGGCTGCCATCAACACTTTTGTTCGTTGCCTGGCCAAAGACTGTGGCGATAAGAAGATCACCGTCAATGCGGTTGCGCCCGGCGGCACAGTCACCGATATGTTCCACGAGACAGCCAAGGACTATCTGCCCAACGCTGACCAGCTATCCAAGGAGCAAATTTTGGAC ATTGTGGCGCATGTCTCGCCTTTGACCCGCTGCGGTTATCCGGTTGATATCGCCAAAGTAGTATGTTTCTTGGCTTCCAACGAGAGCGAATGGGTGAATGGAAAGGTCCTTGGCATTGATGGTGGTGCTGCTTAG
- a CDS encoding Atrochrysone carboxyl ACP thioesterase translates to MGEGGYRQINKTLNVCAFDDYLVTQQSRLPKLLDIEQLSPRVLRVLGQNAGKFTLQGTNTYIVGTGQHRLLVDTAQGYRAWADLINVKLSDLSISLSHVFLTHWHGDHTGGVPDLIRMYPHLVDGIYKNSPEQGQNPIEDGQIFRVEGATIRAIHGPGHSHDHMCFILEEENAMFTGDNVLGHGTSAVEQLGTYMETLRKLQAQGCKRGYPAHGAVIPDLDLKISTELAQKTRREKQCLAALGRIREECSTRQLASVTVSELIDVVHGTRVDEEVRKLALEPFMEEVLRKLAEDGKVAFRVRQGAKTWFALS, encoded by the exons ATGGGCGAAGGAGGCTACCGCCAAATCAACAAGACACTGAACGTCTGCGCATTCGATGACTATCTTGTCACCCAGCAATCACGACTACCCAAACTTTTGGATATCGAACAGCTCAGCCCGAGGGTACTTCGAGTCCTTGGCCAGAATGCAGGAAAG TTTACTCTACAAGGAACAAATACCTATATCGTGGGCACCGGTCAGCACCGCCTTCTCGTCGACACCGCACAGGGTTACCGCGCATGGGCCGATTTGATAAATGTAAAACTTTCGGATTTATCTATCTCATTGTCCCATGTGTTTTTAACCCACTGGCACGGGGATCATACCGGTGGCGTGCCTGATCTCATCAGGATGTATCCTCACCTGGTAGATGGTATCTACAAGAACTCGCCTGAGCAGGGCCAAAATCCCATCGAGGACGGTCAAATATTTCGAGTTGAAGGGGCGACCATCCGCGCAATCCACGGACCAGGTCATTCTCATGACCACATGTGCTTTATTCTAGAGGAGGAAAACGCCATGTTCACGGGTGACAATGTTCTTGGCCACGGCACAAGCGCCGTCGAGCAGCTGGGAACCTACATGGAAACTCTCCGAAAGCTGCAGGCTCAAGGATGCAAGAGGGGCTATCCCGCCCACGGTGCCGTGATTCCTGACCTCGATCTCAAGATCTCCACCGAACTGGCACAGAAAACACGTCGGGAGAAGCAGTGTCTTGCTGCGCTGGGTCGGATCCGGGAGGAGTGCTCCACTAGACAGTTGGCGAGCGTGACAGTGAGTGAGCTTATCGATGTAGTCCACGGCACTCGGGTAGATGAGGAGGTGCGCAAACTGGCATTAGAGCCGTTTATGGAGGAGGTTTTGAGAAAGTTGGCTGAGGATGGGAAGGTGGCATTCCGGGTGAGACAAGGGGCAAAGACTTGGTTTGCTCTTTCTTAA
- a CDS encoding Atrochrysone carboxylic acid synthase, translating into MSAASSSSSTASFGMVTYTPSVESQDLPKLKTLYFSNEFPTDDLSTILRRLHKQSKHCSHSILARFLHEATRVLRNEVSQLRSELAQLVPAFESVTTLASETKLRKGPLSQSIDGVLLCVLQLGTYIGHCELYPEDQAIGPNSLMTGLGLGLLVSTAVSVSASLEDVVAAGGEVLRIAFRLGVFVADVSQNLEAIDVESPDSWAYVVHGITVDKAQKELDNIQEKERTPSASKIFVSAISETSVTVSGPPSRLKALFRNYASFRDRKFAHLPVYGGLCHAAHIYTREDARAIVRSPSLPARFKPVVPVMSTSSGQPFLASGAADLFEQVIFEVMTQQIVWDNVIRGVEERVTKLDVRDVNIKVFRHSLPAQQLSSALMSALTDRAVEIDDLLMWIGTDVDHGDCSPGSSMQSKIAIVGMSCRMPGGATDTERFWDLLEAGMDVHRKIPADRFDVDSHHDPTGKRMNTSHTAYGCFIDEPGLFDAPFFNMSPREAEQTDPMQRLAIVTAYEALERAGYVANRTPATNLNRIGTWYGQASDDYREVNTSQEISTYFIPGGCRAFGPGRINYFFKFAGPSFNCDTACSSSLAAIQAACTALWAGDVDTVVAGGLNVLTNSDAFAGLCNGHFLSKTPNACKTWDCTADGYCRADGVGSIVMKRLEDALADNDNVLGVIPAAATNHSANAVSITHPHAGHQSDLYRQVMARACIDPLDVSYVEFHGTGTQAGDAEEMESITNVFAPIKGKRRTSKQPLHIGAVKANVGHGEAAAGVTALLKVLLMLQKEAIPPHVGIKTEINPGFPQDMSKRNLNIPFETTAWARAPERKRIAVVNNFSAAGGNTTLVLEEGPIRERLGSDPRPSHVFTVSAKSKVSLKGNLQRLIAYLDKNADVSMADLAYSLTVRRYHHNHRVAFNATGVSGLKQQLISELERVDSMRPIPTTGAPPVAFVFTGQGAADKSMNLQLYHHSPFFRAQLHTLDRLGQQHGFPSFIQAVDGSFPKDHAWSPVVTQVAHTSVEIALAKYWETLGIKPEVVAGHSLGEYAAFVIAGVLSASDAIFLVGTRAQMLESLCTPGTHKMMAVKASRREIEDAVKDLPYDLACVNGPKETVLSGTIEQMEAVSVPLKEKGYRVIFLDVPFAFHSAQTDPILDLFEETVRKSVIFRPPTLPIVSPLLGKVIFDEKSLNAAYLSRATRGTVDFLSAMHNAQETSIVDKDTVWVEIGPHPVCVAFVKASFDPPPVTVGSFRRGEDNWTSLATSLGQLHTAGLQVRWDEFHRPFEPSLRLLDLPTYSWNDKTYWIKYRGDWALTKGNTFYDAEKKVKRPAVADPVSSLSTTTVQQIIEETFTGTSGKVVMQSDLMRPDLLAAAYGHKMNNCGVVTSSIHGDIVYTLGEYLYKKLIPTAKAVHVNITDLKVTKGLVAQSNTAVPQYFRVTATTADIHAGAADFVWENVSNESGTLEIFATCRVVYGDADAWLSSWNPLAHLVQGRIEALENLATEGIANRFSHKMAYTLFGNNLVEYADKYRGMQAVVMHEFEAFADVTLQHVSGGGSYTVPPYFIDSVAHLAGFIMNVSDASDTANTFCVTPGWDSMRFARPLISGQKYRSYVKMIPTEDDPSVYLGDVYILQDKVIVGMVGGIQFRRYPRILMNRFFAAPDSSIAKSYAAAAVSAPAAPAPVVSQPKLAVVEEVTPQVLPSASLPAPPSEPAVAPVATASASAAGPGVDSDSTSGKALVLIAKEAGLQLSDLTDDAAFSSLGVDSLMSLVIAEKFREELGIVVAGSLFLEYPTIGALRSWLEEYYS; encoded by the exons ATGTCGGCggcctcctcatcatcttcgacagCCTCATTTGGCATGGTAACCTATACTCCCTCGGTAGAGTCCCAGGACCTACCAAAACTCAAAACCCTTTACTTCAGCAACGAGTTTCCCACAGATGACCTTTCGACAATTCTACGCCGGTTACACAAACAAAGCAAGCACTGCAGTCATTCCATCTTGGCTCGTTTCTTGCACGAGGCCACAAGGGTGCTACGAAATGAAGTCAGCCAGCTACGCTCGGAACTGGCGCAGCTTGTTCCTGCTTTCGAGTCCGTGACGACTTTGGCTAGTGAAACAAAGCTACGCAAGGGACCGCTTTCTCAGTCAATTGATGGAGTGTTACTTTGTGTGCTCCAGCTGGGAACTTACATTGG GCACTGTGAGCTATATCCGGAGGACCAGGCAATCGGACCCAACAGTCTAATGACTGGCTTGGGATTGGGTTTACTGGTCTCAACGGCCGTTTCCGTCTCAGCATCCCTGGAGGATGTAGTCGCGGCTGGCGGGGAAGTCCTGCGCATTGCCTTTCGCCTCGGTGTTTTTGTGGCCGACGTGTCGCAGAACCTCGAAGCCATTGATGTCGAGTCTCCCGATTCATGGGCATACGTCGTCCATGGAATAACCGTCGACAAAGCCCAGAAAGAGCTGGACAATatccaagaaaaggagcGGACCCCATCAGCGAGTAAGATCTTTGTCAGTGCCATCAGCGAAACCTCGGTCACTGTTAGCGGCCCCCCATCTCGACTCAAGGCCCTCTTCCGCAACTATGCCTCGTTTCGGGATCGCAAATTTGCGCACCTCCCGGTTTACGGGGGACTGTGTCACGCGGCTCACATCTATACACGTGAAGATGCACGGGCAATTGTCCGATCTCCTTCGCTACCAGCGCGATTCAAGCCCGTCGTACCCGTCATGTCCACCAGCTCAGGTCAGCCATTTTTAGCATCCGGTGCTGCAGATCTATTTGAGCAGGTTATATTCGAAGTTATGACCCAGCAAATTGTGTGGGACAATGTGATTCGTGGTGTTGAAGAGCGGGTCACCAAGCTTGATGTTCGCGATGTCAACATCAAGGTGTTCCGTCACTCCCTTCCTGCGCAACAGCTCTCCAGTGCGTTGATGTCTGCCCTGACTGATCGAGCTGTCGaaatcgatgatcttctgaTGTGGATTGGGACGGATGTTGACCACGGGGATTGCTCCCCTGGAAGCTCTATGCAGTCGAAGATCGCGATTGTCGGCATGTCCTGTCGCATGCCCGGTGGTGCAACGGATACAGAAAGGTTTTGGGATCTTCTCGAAGCTGGCATGGATGTACACCGGAAAATACCAGCCGATCGCTTTGACGTTGACTCGCATCACGATCCTACCGGGAAGAGAATGAACACCAGTCATACCGCGTACGGGTGTTTCATAGACGAGCCAGGCCTCTTCGACGCACCGTTCTTCAACATGTCGCCCCGTGAAGCGGAACAGACCGACCCCATGCAGCGCTTGGCCATCGTCACAGCCTATGAAGCCCTGGAGCGAGCCGGATATGTGGCCAATCGCACGCCTGCGACAAACTTGAACCGCATCGGTACCTGGTACGGCCAGGCTAGTGATGACTATCGTGAGGTCAACACGAGTCAAGAGATCAGCACGTACTTCATCCCCGGTGGATGTCGTGCCTTTGGTCCTGGGCGCATCAACTACTTCTTCAAGTTCGCAGGTCCCAGTTTCAACTGTGACACGGCTTGCTCGTCGAGCCTCGCTGCGATCCAGGCGGCTTGCACTGCACTTTGGGCCGGCGACGTCGATACTGTCGTCGCAGGGGGTCTAAACGTGCTCACCAACTCGGATGCGTTTGCGGGTCTCTGCAATGGCCATTTCCTTAGCAAGACTCCTAATGCGTGCAAGACTTGGGACTGCACTGCTGATGGTTACTGTCGCGCTGATGGTGTCGGGTCGATTGTAATGAAGCGACTGGAGGATGCATTAGCCGATAACGACAATGTCCTCGGCGTCATTCCCGCTGCAGCGACTAACCACTCGGCCAATGCGGTATCCATCACACATCCTCATGCCGGCCACCAGTCCGATCTGTATCGGCAGGTAATGGCACGGGCATGCATTGACCCGCTAGATGTCAGCTACGTGGAGTTCCACGGAACAGGCACACAGGCCGGCGATGCCGAAGAAATGGAGTCCATTACCAATGTGTTTGCCCCCATTaaaggcaaaagaagaaCCTCCAAGCAGCCACTTCACATCGGTGCAGTCAAGGCAAACGTCGGTCACGGAGAAGCTGCCGCGGGTGTGACTGCGCTATTAAAAGTCCTGCTGATGCTGCAAAAAGAAGCAATCCCACCCCATGTTGGCATCAAAACGGAAATCAACCCGGGCTTTCCTCAAGATATGAGCAAGCGCAACTTGAACATTCCATTTGAGACCACCGCATGGGCTAGGGCCCCAGAGAGAAAGCGTATTGCGGTGGTGAATAATTTCAGTGCCGCTGGCGGTAATACGACGCTGGTGCTGGAGGAGGGCCCAATTCGAGAGAGACTTGGATCCGATCCTCGACCCAGTCATGTTTTTACAGTCTCTGCAAAGAGCAAAGTCTCCCTCAAGGGTAATCTTCAGCGGCTAATCGCCTATCTTGACAAGAATGCCGATGTGTCTATGGCGGACCTGGCTTACTCACTTACAGTCAGACGGTATCACCACAATCATCGGGTGGCTTTTAACGCTACAGGCGTGAGTGGCTTGAAACAACAGCTTATTTCCGAATTGGAACGCGTCGATTCTATGAGGCCGATTCCTACCACTGGAGCACCGCCTGTCGCGTTTGTCTTTACCGGGCAGGGAGCCGCTGACAAGTCGATGAACTTGCAGCTGTACCACCACTCCCCATTCTTCCGAGCCCAGCTCCATACCCTTGACCGTCTGGGTCAACAACATGGTTTTCCCTCCTTCATCCAAGCCGTTGATGGGAGTTTCCCTAAGGATCATGCCTGGTCGCCCGTCGTCACTCAGGTGGCTCATACCAGTGTTGAGATTGCCTTGGCCAAATACTGGGAGACCTTGGGAATCAAGCCCGAGGTCGTCGCCGGACACAGTCTGGGCGAGTACGCGGCATTCGTCATTGCTGGTGTCCTCTCCGCAAGCGACGCCATCTTTTTGGTGGGGACCCGGGCTCAGATGTTAGAGTCCCTGTGCACGCCCGGAACACACAAGATGATGGCTGTCAAAGCGTCGCGTCGCGAGATTGAGGATGCTGTCAAGGACCTCCCATATGATCTCGCATGCGTGAATGGACCCAAGGAGACAGTTCTTTCAGGGACCATCGAGCAGATGGAAGCCGTTTCTGTCCCTCTGAAAGAAAAGGGCTATCGAGTCATCTTCCTTGATGTCCCATTTGCGTTCCACTCCGCTCAAACTGATCCTATCCTGGACCTATTCGAGGAGACTGTCCGAAAAAGCGTCATCTTCCGACCACCAACGCTGCCCATTGTCTCTCCCTTACTCGGCAAAGTCATCTTTGATGAAAAGTCCCTGAACGCTGCGTATCTGAGTCGAGCGACGCGCGGAACCGTTGATTTCTTGTCAGCCATGCATAACGCACAGGAGACATCAATTGTCGACAAGGATACTGTCTGGGTTGAGATCGGGCCTCACCCGGTCTGTGTGGCATTTGTCAAAGCTAGCTTCGACCCTCCACCTGTGACGGTAGGCTCTTTCCGCCGTGGGGAGGACAATTGGACGAGTCTTGCAACGAGTTTGGGACAGCTTCACACTGCGGGATTGCAGGTACGCTGGGATGAATTCCACCGGCCTTTTGAGCCGTCGCTTCGTCTTCTGGATCTACCTACCTACAGCTGGAATGATAAAACATACTGGATTAAGTACCGTGGCGATTGGGCGCTCACCAAGGGCAATACATTTTATGACGCTGAGAAGAAGGTCAAGCGACCGGCAGTGGCCGACCCCGTGTCGAGTCTCAGCACCACCACTGTTCAgcagatcatcgaggagaCCTTCACTGGAACGTCTGGCAAGGTGGTCATGCAGTCAGATCTGATGCGGCCGGATCTTCTGGCTGCTGCGTACGGCCATAAGATGAACAACTGTGGTGTCGTCACATCC TCCATCCATGGCGACATCGTTTACACTCTCGGTGAATACCTCTACAAGAAGCTCATCCCGACGGCCAAGGCTGTGCATGTCAACATTACCGACCTGAAGGTGACCAAGGGCCTTGTAGCTCAAAGCAACACCGCGGTGCCGCAATACTTCCGTGTGACCGCGACAACTGCCGACATTCACGCTGGGGCAGCTGACTTTGTCTGGGAAAATGTCTCCAATGAAAGCGGCACGTTGGAAATTTTCGCCACTTGCCGTGTAGTATACGGCGATGCTGACGCCTGGCTCTCTTCATGGAACCCTCTTGCGCATCTCGTGCAAGGCCGCATCGAAGCCCTCGAGAACCTTGCCACGGAGGGGATCGCCAATCGCTTTTCGCACAAGATGGCGTACACCCTCTTCGGCAACAACCTTGTGGAGTATGCAGACAAGTACCGGGGTATGCAAGCGGTTGTGATGCACGAATTCGAGGCCTTCGCCGATGTCACTCTCCAGCACGTGTCTGGCGGTGGGAGCTATACTGTGCCCCCGTACTTTATCGACAGCGTGGCTCATCTCGCCGGGTTCATCATGAATGTTTCCGACGCAAGTGACACGGCTAACACATTTTGTGTGACCCCAGGATGGGACAGTATGCGCTTCGCGCGGCCATTGATCTCAGGTCAGAAGTACCGGTCTTACGTTAAGATGATACCAACCGAGGACGATCCGTCCGTGTACCTCGGGGATGTGTATATCCTCCAAGATAAGGTCATTGTAGGAATGGTTGGAGGTATCCAGTTCCGTCGCTATCCACGCATCCTCATGAACCGGTTCTTTGCCGCGCCTGACTCGTCGATCGCCAAGTCATACGCTGCCGCCGCTGTGTCTGCACCGGCGGCGCCCGCTCCTGTTGTCTCTCAACCGAAGCTTGCAGTGGTAGAAGAAGTAACTCCGCAGGTCCTTCCGTCTGCATCGCTCCCTGCCCCCCCATCAGAACCCGCGGTGGCGCCCGTGGCTACTGCCTCAGCTTCCGCTGCTGGCCCTGGTGTTGACTCCGACAGCACATCCGGCAAGGCCCTGGTCTTGATTGCTAAAGAAGCCGGTCTCCAGCTTTCCGATCTCACCGACGATGCCGCATTTTCCAGCTTGGGGGTAGATAGCCTGATGAGTCTGGTCATCGCCGAGAAGTTCCGTGAGGAACTGGGGATTGTCGTAGCGGGGAGTCTATTCTTGGAGTATCCTACGATCGGGGCGTTGAGATCGTGGTTGGAAGAGTATTATAGTTAG
- a CDS encoding Scytalone dehydratase has translation MPKTPTFEEITGCQRALFEWADSYDTKDWGRLRKIVAPTLRIDYRSFLDKIWEAMPSDEFILMASDPRFLGNPLLKTQHLVGLSTWEKTAEKEMVGHHQLRVAHQRYTSDTFTEVAVKGHAHGTATMWYTCVEGEWRFARVCPKINWTEFNYDQVFAEGKEHFGEKEENGHVEQ, from the exons ATGCCCAAGACCCCCACGTTTGAAG AAATCACCGGCTGCCAGCGCGCTCTCTTCGAATGGGCCGACAGCTACGACACCAAAGACTGGGGCCGTCTACGTAAGATCGTGGCGCCCACCCTCAGA ATTGATTACCGCTCCTTCCTCGACAAGATCTGGGAAGCGATGCCCAGTGACGAATTCATCCTTATGGCCTCGGACCCCCGTTTCCTGGGAAACCCGCTCCTGAAAACGCAGCATCTGGTCGGGCTGAGCACGTGGGAGAAGACGgccgaaaaggagatggtgGGACATCATCAGCTGCGCGTTGCGCATCAACGATACACCAGTGACACGTTCACCGAGGTGGCGGTGAAAGGTCATGCACATGGGACGGCGACGATGTGGTATACTTGCGTTGAGGGGGAGTGGCGGTTTGCCAGAGTGTGTCCCAAGATCAATTGGACGGAGTTTAATTATGATCAGGTGTTTGCGGAGGGGAAAGAGCATtttggagagaaagaggagaatggGCATGTTGAGCAATAG
- a CDS encoding Monooxygenase mdpK, translated as MSTYAILGATGNCGTALIDNLLRTDNARINAYCRNKTKLIQKVPAVSESKHVTVYEGSIYDIDLLADCIRDTRAIFHVVTTNDNVPGCHVGLDTAKSIVAAIEKLKVQNQLRAPLPTILLLSSGTIDDHLSRHMPWWFRSILRTAASHVYEDLRKTEIYLRAQQDLVSTIFIKPGGLAVDAQRGHELNLDHDESFVSYLDLAAGMIEAADDKDGRYVMKNVSVVNRNGSAKFPSGTPLCIATGLARHFLPFLHEYLPSTGPS; from the coding sequence ATGTCAACCTACGCAATCCTCGGTGCCACCGGCAACTGTGGCACGGCTCTCATCGACAACCTGCTGCGCACCGACAATGCACGAATCAACGCCTATTGCCGCAACAAAACCAAGCTGATCCAAAAGGTTCCCGCAGTATCCGAGAGCAAGCACGTTACGGTCTACGAAGGGAGTATTTATGATATCGATCTCCTGGCAGACTGCATCCGCGACACCCGCGCCATCTTTCACGTGGTGACTACAAACGACAATGTTCCCGGCTGTCACGTCGGCCTGGATACGGCCAAGAGCATCGTCGCGGCGATCGAGAAGCTAAAGGTCCAGAATCAACTCCGTGCACCTCTCCCCACGATTCTCCTGCTCTCCTCCGGTACGATCGATGACCATCTGAGCCGTCATATGCCGTGGTGGTTCCGCTCCATCCTTCGTACCGCCGCGTCACATGTCTACGAGGACCTGCGCAAGACCGAGATCTACCTCCGGGCACAGCAGGATCTTGTatcgaccatcttcatcaaacCTGGTGGACTGGCTGTGGATGCGCAACGTGGTCACGAGCTGAACCTTGACCACGACGAATCGTTCGTCTCGTACCTCGACCTGGCTGCGGGGATGATCGAGGCCGCGGATGACAAAGACGGGCGGTACGTGATGAAGAATGTGAGCGTGGTGAATAGAAACGGATCGGCCAAGTTTCCGTCCGGGACTCCCTTGTGTATTGCCACGGGTTTAGCGAGACattttttgccttttctgCATGAGTATTTACCATCCACCGGTCCTAGCTAG
- a CDS encoding Oxidoreductase codes for MGSTETITRTSQIGLSDEHVGILGDAAVDSASILEANRLLQKNHDEWHMFFRDRAGHNHIAHSILTCLALGARPEEIQRAYDDGVGIQRPIPEVDSATVERLADEAFFYEALGTITQYHSFLVFFQQQMDTHGWQVVVNKYVFSRSRIAEQMLARLYEGAYHPIIHLGLGIEFQQPSIIAEALAQAAAHDDSHISQLFEACEAQAAIAYPPQHPKPLIQLLREARANETIRTAPRWEDFGNKMRDGVVGRANLEMAFIGSQFIIKPEELELQRRTAEMISVCAYMAGASQRPGRKRKIDFFYMHTLTSSIFFSVLIRQDWIKLEDRVRLVEWKGRLDLAWYVVSGSAELYEDAIRDYHDDFSANMGWNELYAAVNKEHDDGHVAKMIRALKNGQEAARPFELEFPDAFPTKGDMWLKIARMALDTTKRLADRPEVCKFHGL; via the coding sequence ATGGGCTCCACTGAAACCATTACGCGGACTTCACAAATCGGTCTGTCGGACGAACATGTCGGCATACTTGGCGACGCGGCTGTGGACAGCGCCTCAATCCTGGAAGCCAACCGGCTTCTACAGAAAAACCATGATGAATGGCACATGTTCTTTCGCGACCGAGCGGGTCACAATCATATTGCGCACTCCATTCTGACTTGCCTGGCGCTCGGTGCCCGGCCGGAGGAGATCCAGCGCGCCTACGACGACGGGGTCGGCATCCAGCGCCCCATCCCGGAGGTCGACAGCGCGACCGTTGAGCGCCTCGCCGACGAGGCATTCTTCTACGAAGCGCTGGGCACAATCACGCAGTATCATTCGTTCCTGGTGTTCTTTCAGCAGCAGATGGACACGCACGGGTGGCAGGTAGTTGTGAATAAATATGTCTTCTCGCGCAGCCGCATCGCCGAGCAAATGCTGGCGCGACTTTATGAGGGCGCCTACCATCCGATCATCCACCTCGGGCTGGGGATTGAGTTTCAGCAGCCTAGCATCATCGCCGAGGCACTGGCACAGGCTGCCGCCCACGATGATAGCCACATCAGCCAGCTGTTCGAGGCGTGCGAGGCGCAAGCCGCCATCGCCTACCCGCCCCAACACCCAAAGCCTCTCATACAGCTGTTGCGTGAGGCCCGCGCCAACGAGACAATCCGCACAGCCCCGCGCTGGGAAGACTTTGGAAACAAGATGCGCGACGGCGTCGTCGGTCGTGCCAATCTTGAAATGGCATTCATCGGCTCGCAGTTCATCATCAAGCCGGAGGAACTCGAGCTGCAGCGCCGCACCGCCGAGATGATCAGTGTGTGCGCATACATGGCCGGTGCCAGCCAGCGGCCGGGACGCAAGCGCAAAATTGATTTTTTCTACATGCACACACTCACCAGTTCCATTTTTTTCAGTGTTCTCATCCGGCAGGACTGGATCAAGCTCGAGGACCGGGTGAGGCTGGTCGAATGGAAGGGCCGGCTGGATCTGGCCTGGTACGTGGTGAGCGGGTCGGCCGAATTGTACGAGGACGCGATCAGGGACTACCACGATGACTTTAGTGCCAATATGGGATGGAACGAGCTGTATGCCGCCGTCAATAAGGAGCACGATGATGGGCATGTGGCGAAGATGATTCGTGCGCTGAAGAACGGACAGGAGGCTGCGCGCCCGTTTGAGCTGGAGTTCCCTGATGCGTTTCCTACCAAGGGAGATATGTGGCTCAAGATTGCGCGCATGGCGCTGGATACGACAAAAAGACTGGCCGACAGACCAGAAGTTTGTAAATTTCACGGGCTTTGA